A single Filimonas effusa DNA region contains:
- a CDS encoding SusC/RagA family TonB-linked outer membrane protein, which translates to MRLLSFLLLTMCMSAYASGSAQSVSLSGKDLRLQEVFAAVKKQTGYVFLYEEKIFSRAKPINISAENIPLQQFLDIAFARQPFQYAILDKTIQVSLKASEALPQVVQALAPDRGIILRLKVADSTNAPLADATILNKTTGKSFSAGPDGTCFAEVSENDMLVISYVGFVSQTIRVTPSLLKTPGLTIYLKISDQQINNVEVVVNTGYQTIDRRNLTSAATTVKMEDIMTAGVNKLDKMLEGRVPGMTFMQNSGQVGAVPRLRIRGTSTILGNREPLWVLDGIVLTDPVNVDPQRLNDLDFVNLLGNAIAGLNPEDIDQIDVLKDASATALYGAKAGNGVIVITTKKGKGGKPTINYNGTTSFARRPKYSDRTMYMMNSEERMDVSKELFERGIQYSNVTQWAGYEQALQDYYSGNIDYATFKQRSDYYATINTDWLGAVTRNSLAQSHTVSLSGGANNIKYYASLGYTNEDGVIKDENNKRYSSMLNLTADYKKFSAQFSFSGNFSTRAYTPSDLGIMNYAYNMSRTVPVYNTDGSLFYYPKYNNFLYYNYNILNEKANSGNNMETNASNIKGFIRYKITTGLNVEGTLAFGITNNTNETYYTKNTFYIFNLRADQATRNDMSPVGGEMKRSDTRNKNYTARLQTNYTTALGAYRSHIIMASAGIELKSSEYKGFNITRRGYFPEMGGYFDIVPATYTGYYQQWMSTKDALGSFDRQLTNELAWYGTTGYSWKDRYIVNVHIRGEQSNLFGSRTNNRFLPIWAISGRWNMKQELVKETSWISDLALRASWGWQGNMLPGQSSYMVIKDNTVTSPYYNSTYSNIVNFPNPDLKWEKTSSSNLAVDFSLFKNKVSGSFSYYYKRTSNAFLNKTVSEINGVQQYVINSGTLENKGIEVSLRITPIDNAGVNSSRRGFVWRIDPQLGQVLNKILNNVVNNRNNVLINNITYNDFLSGSAQLSGKAINTFYSYKFKGLSNQDGSPIFYGAESEKAADYRNQYSQMKKEDVYLAVMTESGRREPYIQGGLSNYFGYRNFGFSFNLTYSIGNKIRLMKMASGYATTYAFPQQNLRKEFVYRWRRPGDEAYTNVPGLNVSNNANQPWWNVYPASQYAFGGTPYEMYDNSDIRVVSGDYLKLQSISFRYNVDERIAHSIGMNSAYISFTGTDLFTINSKKLKGQDPTQSGSTPNMNLSLRPIYSCSINLSF; encoded by the coding sequence ATGAGATTACTTTCTTTTCTGCTACTGACCATGTGCATGTCGGCGTATGCTTCAGGCTCAGCGCAGTCGGTATCCCTTTCCGGTAAGGATCTACGCCTTCAGGAAGTATTCGCTGCTGTAAAAAAACAAACAGGTTATGTTTTTCTCTATGAGGAAAAGATCTTTTCCAGGGCTAAGCCCATCAACATCTCTGCTGAAAACATACCGTTACAGCAATTTCTGGACATTGCTTTCGCGCGTCAGCCTTTTCAATATGCTATCCTGGACAAAACGATCCAGGTATCATTAAAAGCATCGGAAGCACTTCCGCAGGTAGTGCAGGCGTTGGCTCCTGATCGTGGTATTATTTTAAGGCTGAAGGTGGCCGATAGTACCAATGCGCCGCTTGCCGATGCCACCATACTGAATAAAACAACAGGCAAAAGCTTCTCAGCGGGCCCCGACGGTACCTGCTTTGCCGAAGTGTCGGAAAATGATATGCTGGTTATTTCCTATGTGGGATTCGTGTCGCAAACGATTCGTGTAACACCATCGTTGCTGAAAACGCCGGGACTGACCATTTATCTGAAGATATCCGATCAACAGATAAACAATGTAGAAGTGGTTGTGAATACCGGTTATCAAACGATTGACAGAAGGAATTTGACCAGTGCCGCTACAACTGTTAAAATGGAGGATATCATGACTGCCGGGGTCAACAAGCTCGATAAAATGCTGGAAGGCCGCGTGCCGGGAATGACCTTTATGCAGAACTCGGGCCAGGTAGGTGCGGTACCCAGGCTGAGGATCAGGGGAACCTCTACCATTCTGGGTAACAGGGAACCTTTATGGGTACTGGACGGTATTGTATTGACAGATCCCGTTAACGTAGATCCACAGCGTTTAAATGATCTTGATTTCGTAAACCTGTTGGGTAACGCCATCGCTGGCCTTAACCCCGAAGATATAGACCAGATAGATGTGCTTAAAGACGCCTCTGCTACCGCGCTTTATGGTGCAAAGGCAGGCAATGGTGTTATCGTAATTACTACCAAAAAAGGTAAGGGTGGTAAACCCACCATCAATTACAACGGAACAACAAGTTTTGCGCGCAGACCAAAATACTCCGACAGAACCATGTATATGATGAATTCGGAGGAGCGTATGGATGTGTCGAAAGAATTGTTTGAACGTGGTATTCAATATAGCAATGTTACCCAATGGGCCGGCTATGAGCAGGCATTGCAGGACTATTATTCAGGCAATATAGACTATGCAACGTTTAAACAACGCTCTGATTATTATGCCACCATAAATACCGATTGGTTAGGTGCAGTAACGCGGAATTCTTTGGCGCAAAGCCATACCGTGAGTTTGTCTGGCGGTGCAAATAACATAAAATACTATGCTTCTCTTGGTTACACCAATGAAGATGGTGTTATTAAAGACGAGAACAATAAGCGTTATTCTTCAATGCTGAATCTTACTGCCGATTATAAAAAGTTCTCAGCACAGTTTTCTTTTTCCGGCAATTTTTCTACCAGGGCTTATACGCCTTCCGACCTGGGGATAATGAACTATGCCTATAACATGAGCCGTACCGTGCCTGTTTATAACACGGATGGAAGCCTGTTTTATTATCCGAAATACAACAATTTCCTGTATTATAATTACAATATCCTGAATGAAAAGGCGAATAGTGGCAATAATATGGAGACCAATGCCTCGAATATCAAAGGCTTTATCAGGTACAAAATAACTACCGGGTTAAATGTAGAAGGAACACTGGCTTTTGGTATTACTAATAATACTAATGAAACATACTATACCAAAAATACCTTTTACATTTTTAATCTTAGGGCAGATCAGGCTACGAGAAACGACATGAGCCCCGTTGGCGGCGAAATGAAGCGGTCCGACACCCGTAACAAAAATTATACGGCAAGATTACAAACCAACTACACCACTGCTTTGGGGGCTTACAGAAGTCATATAATTATGGCTTCTGCCGGTATTGAATTGAAGTCTTCGGAATACAAAGGCTTTAATATCACTCGCAGGGGCTATTTCCCGGAAATGGGTGGCTATTTCGATATAGTGCCTGCCACCTACACCGGCTATTATCAGCAATGGATGTCTACAAAAGATGCATTGGGTAGTTTCGATCGGCAGCTGACGAACGAGCTTGCCTGGTATGGTACTACAGGGTATAGCTGGAAAGACCGCTATATTGTGAATGTACATATCAGGGGCGAGCAGTCTAATTTGTTCGGCTCCAGAACCAACAATCGTTTCCTGCCTATCTGGGCCATCTCCGGCCGCTGGAATATGAAGCAGGAATTGGTGAAGGAAACTTCCTGGATCAGTGATCTGGCGTTAAGAGCTTCGTGGGGATGGCAGGGCAATATGTTGCCCGGACAATCTTCCTATATGGTCATCAAAGACAATACGGTTACCAGTCCGTATTATAATAGCACGTATTCTAATATTGTGAATTTTCCCAATCCTGATTTAAAATGGGAAAAAACATCTTCCAGTAATCTGGCGGTTGATTTCTCCCTGTTTAAAAACAAGGTGTCGGGTTCCTTCTCTTACTACTATAAACGTACCAGCAATGCCTTCCTTAATAAAACCGTATCGGAAATCAATGGTGTGCAGCAGTACGTGATCAATAGTGGTACACTGGAAAACAAAGGTATTGAAGTGAGCTTGCGTATTACACCTATTGACAACGCAGGTGTGAATTCGTCACGCAGAGGTTTTGTATGGCGTATCGATCCTCAACTGGGTCAGGTGCTGAACAAGATCCTGAATAATGTGGTCAATAACCGCAACAATGTATTGATCAACAATATTACCTATAACGACTTCCTGAGTGGTTCTGCTCAATTATCCGGAAAAGCTATTAATACATTCTATTCCTATAAATTTAAAGGATTGAGCAACCAGGATGGATCGCCTATATTTTATGGCGCTGAATCTGAAAAAGCAGCAGACTACAGAAACCAATATAGCCAGATGAAAAAAGAAGACGTTTACCTGGCTGTGATGACCGAATCGGGACGCAGGGAGCCCTATATCCAGGGTGGCCTGTCCAACTACTTTGGTTATCGCAATTTTGGCTTTTCATTCAACCTTACCTATTCTATCGGTAACAAAATACGGTTGATGAAAATGGCTTCCGGCTATGCCACTACCTATGCCTTCCCGCAGCAGAATCTTAGAAAAGAGTTTGTATACCGCTGGCGTCGTCCCGGTGATGAAGCCTACACCAATGTGCCTGGATTAAATGTGTCTAACAACGCCAACCAGCCATGGTGGAATGTATATCCGGCGTCGCAGTATGCATTTGGCGGCACTCCTTACGAAATGTATGATAATTCTGATATCAGGGTTGTAAGTGGCGATTATCTGAAACTGCAGTCTATTTCTTTCCGGTATAATGTGGATGAGCGTATTGCCCATTCCATTGGAATGAACTCGGCTTATATTTCTTTTACCGGAACAGATCTTTTCACCATTAACAGTAAAAAGCTGAAAGGGCAGGATCCAACGCAGTCGGGCTCTACACCTAATATGAACCTTTCGCTGCGCCCTATTTATTCCTGCAGCATTAATCTTTCATTTTAA